In a genomic window of Salmo trutta chromosome 32, fSalTru1.1, whole genome shotgun sequence:
- the ern1 gene encoding serine/threonine-protein kinase/endoribonuclease IRE1 isoform X2, protein MMDWTVSSRALLWYIFTLLCSIDPLQMSFCRASTVSLPESLLFVSTLDGNLHAVSKKSGSIKWTLKEDPVLQVPTHVAEPAFLPDPNDGSLYSLGGKNNEGLTKLPFTIPELVQASPCRSSDGIIYMGKKQDLWYVVDLLTGEKQQTLTSSFAEMLCPSSSLLYLGRTEYTITMYDTKSRELRWNATYFDYASTLPDDDTKYKMAHFVSNGDGLVVTVDSESGDVQWIQNYNSPVVAMYIWQREGLRKVPLTNVAVETLRYLTFMSGEVGRITQWKYPFPKEKKPKNKLMATLYVGKYSTSLYASPSLVHDGVTVVPRGSTFPMLEGPNSQEVTMEEECVITPRTSVKFNSALRERNRINFMRNHLLLIGHHETPPDAHNKILEKFPDSIPRQQGNVIPPTTEKTLEEKVNESDMGEGPTVGPSPPAVTSIQEQPGRTTPVRVEAPVDSMLKDMATIIFSTFLLAGWVAFIIVYPKSVHKQQQLQHEQFQRQLDERLDLLRRQPFPPPGTDLPLLAPDADSDHSSPNGTPNITPRASNHSNLSVPELGSSANEHEDGDEDSTMVRVGKITFRPKNVLGHGAEGTIVYKGQFDNRAVAVKRILPECFSFADREVDLLRESDEHPNVIRYFCTERDRQFQYIAIELCAASLQEYVERQDFDRHGLEPVMLLQQTMSGLAHLHSLNIVHRDLKPHNILVSMPNAHGRARAMISDFGLCKKLAVGRHSFSRRSGVPGTEGWIAPEVLSEDCKDNPTCTVDIFSAGCVFYYVVSWGCHPFGKSLQRQANILLGAYSLDQLQPHKHEDIVATDLIEQMLNMEPQRRPSAESVLKHPFFWSLEKQLQFFQDLSDRIEKEPLDGPIVRQLERGGRAVVKLDWREHITVPLQTDLRKFRSYKGGSVRDLLRAMRNKKHHYRELPAEVQETLGSIPDDFVSYFTSRFPHLLHHTYLAMRTCAHERSFLPYYSSSEQLSWIRTPYTHPGPTLQTHTSQPEEPTPSNTVPSQPEMVSNTIPSTVPIQSVTVSDSTPIQSLLITTPPQSVTVSDSTPIQSLSITTPPQSVPTTLPVEPVSSTSLPIQPVLPTSPPPSSTLPDLPPQTVLPTEPPTPSETPLTDLVPSEPHILPVPHPATPDTEPA, encoded by the exons AGTTTCTGCCGCGCCAGCACCGTCTCCCTCCCCGAAAGCCTGCTCTTTGTGTCCACCCTGGATGGAAACCTACACGCCGTCAGCAAGAAATCAGGCTCTATCAAATGGACGCTGAAAGAAG ATCCTGTTCTGCAGGTCCCAACGCATGTGGCAGA GCCAGCTTTTCTGCCTGACCCTAACGATGGCAGCCTGTACTCTCTAGGAGGGAAGAACAACGAGGGACTGACT AAACTGCCTTTCACCatacctgagctggtccaggcgTCTCCCTGCCGCAGCTCTGACGGGATCATCTACATGG GTAAGAAGCAGGACCTGTGGTACGTCGTGGACCTGTTGACAGGGGAGAAGCAGCAGACTCTCACTTCCTCCTTTGCTGAGATGCTgtgtccctcctcctccctgctctACCTGGGACGCACCG AGTACACTATCACCATGTATGACACCAAGAGTAGAGAGCTCCGCTGGAATGCCACCTACTTCGACTACGCCTCCACGCTGCCTGACGACGACACCAAATACA AGATGGCCCACTTTGTCTCCAATGGTGACGGACTGGTGGTGACAGTGGACAGTGAGTCGGGTGACGTCCAGTGGATCCAGAATTACAACTCCCCCGTGGTGGCCATGTACATATGGCAGCGCGAGGGCCTGCGCAAGGTGCCGCTCACCAACGTCGCTGTGGAAACGCTGCGCTACCTCACCTTCatgtcaggcgaggtgggccgcATCACGCAGTGGAAGTATCCCTTCCCCAAGGAGAAGAAGCCCAAGAACAAGCTCAT GGCCACACTCTACGTAGGCAAGTACTCCACCAGCCTGTACGCATCGCCCTCCCTGGTGCATGATGGGGTCACGGTCGTG CCCCGCGGCAGCACCTTCCCCATGCTGGAGGGTCCTAACAGCCAGGAGGTAACAATGGAGGAGGAGTGTGTGATCACCCCCAGGACCAGCGTCAAATTCAACTCTGCCCTGAGGGAACGCAACCGCATCAACTTCATGAGGAACCACCTGCTCCTCATAG GTCATCATGAGACGCCTCCTGATGCCCATAACAAGATCCTGGAGAAGTTCCCTGACAGTATCCCACGCCAGCAGGGCAATGTCATCCCCCCCACCACAGAGAAGACCCTAGAGGAG AAGGTGAATGAGAGTGACATGGGAGAAGGCCCCACTGTGGGCCCCAGTCCCCCGGCGGTCACCTCCATCCAGGAGCAGCCGGGGCGGACCACACCGGTGAGAGTGGAGGCCCCTGTGGACTCCATGCTTAAAGAcatggccaccatcattttcagCACCTTCCTCCTGGCCGGCTGGGTAGCCTTCATCATAGTCTACCCCAAG AGTGTTCACAAACAGCAGCAGCTGCAGCATGAACAGTTCCAGAGGCAGTTGGATGAGCGGCTGGATCTCCTGAGGAGACAGCCTTTCCCTCCCCCAGGGACCGACCTGCCCCTGCTGGCCCCGGACGCTGACTCGGACCACAGCAGCCCCAACGGCACCCCCAACATCACCCCCCGTGCATCCAACCACTCCAACCTGTCTGTGCCTGAGCTGGGCAGCTCCGCCAACGAGCACGAGGACGGAG ATGAGGACTCCACCATGGTCAGAGTTGGAAAGATTACGTTCCggcccaaaaatgttttgggacacggTGCAGAGGGAACCATCGTGTATAA GGGTCAGTTTGACAACCGTGCCGTGGCAGTCAAGAGGATCCTCCCAGAATGCTTCAGCTTTGCTGACCGTGAGGTGGACCTGCTGCGCGAGTCGGACGAGCACCCCAATGTCATCCGCTACTTCTGCACAGAGAGGGACCGCCAGTTCCAGTACATCGCTATAGAGCTGTGTGCCGCCTCACTGCAAGAG TATGTGGAGAGACAGGATTTTGATCGGCATGGACTGGAGCCTGTGATGCTGCTGCAGCAGACCATGTCAGGACTGGCACACCTGCACTCCCTCAATATAG TGCACAGAGACCTGAAGCCCCACAACATCCTGGTGTCCATGCCCAACGCCCACGGCCGGGCGCGGGCCATGATCTCCGACTTTGGCCTGTGTAAGAAGCTGGCGGTGGGCCGACACAGCTTCAGCAGGAGGTCCGGGGTGCCCGGCACCGAGGGGTGGATCGCCCCAGAGGTCCTCAGTGAGGACTGCAAGGACAACCCT aCGTGCACGGTGGACATCTTCTCTGCAGGCTGTGTGTTCTACTATGTGGTGTCCTGGGGATGTCATCCCTTTGGCAAGTCCCTGCAGAGGCAAGCCAACATACTGCTGGGTGCCTACAGCCTGGACCAGCTACAGCCCCACAAACATG AGGACATTGTGGCCACAGACCTGATAGAACAGATGCTGAATATGGAGCCCCAGAGGAGGCCTTCTGCTGAGAGCGTGCTCAAACACCCCTTCTTCTGGAGCCTGGAGAAACAGCTGCAGTTCTTCCAG GACTTGAGTGACAGGATAGAGAAGGAGCCGCTGGACGGACCAATCGTAAGGCAGCTGGAGCGAGGGGGGCGGGCCGTGGTGAAGCTGGACTGGAGGGAACACATCACAGTGCCTCTACAGACCG ATCTACGCAAATTCCGGTCATATAAAGGAGGGTCTGTCAGAGATCTTCTCCgcgccatgagaaacaag AAGCACCATTACAGGGAGTTACCAGCAGAGGTCCAAGAGACTCTGGGCTCCATCCCTGATGACTTTGTCTCCTACTTCACTTCCCGCTTCCCCCACCTGCTGCACCACACCTACCTGGCCATGCGCACCTGTGCCCACGAGAGGTCATTCCTTCCCTACTACTCCAGCTCAGAGCAGCTCTCCTGGATACGGACTCCCTACACACACCCCGGACCCACGCTGCAGACACACACGTCGCAGCCAGAGGAACCCACACCGTCAAACACAGTACCCTCACAGCCTGAGATGGTGTCAAACACAATTCCATCCACAGTACCCATACAGTCAGTGACAGTATCAGACTCTACACCCATACAGTCACTATTAATCACAACACCCCCACAGTCAGTGACAGTATCAGACTCTACACCCATACAGTCACTATCAATCACAACACCCCCACAGTCAGTG CCAACCACATTACCAGTAGAGCCAGTATCATCCACATCATTACCAATCCAACCAGTACTGCCTACATCACCCCCACCCTCATCCACACTGCCAGACCTGCCTCCACAGACAGTGTTGCCCACAGAACCCCCCACACCGTCAGAAACCCCCCTTACAGATCTCGTTCCATCTGAACCACACATACTGCCAGTGCCACATCCAGCCACACCGGACACGGAGCCTGCCTGA
- the ern1 gene encoding serine/threonine-protein kinase/endoribonuclease IRE1 isoform X1 has translation MMDWTVSSRALLWYIFTLLCSIDPLQMSFCRASTVSLPESLLFVSTLDGNLHAVSKKSGSIKWTLKEDPVLQVPTHVAEPAFLPDPNDGSLYSLGGKNNEGLTKLPFTIPELVQASPCRSSDGIIYMGKKQDLWYVVDLLTGEKQQTLTSSFAEMLCPSSSLLYLGRTEYTITMYDTKSRELRWNATYFDYASTLPDDDTKYKMAHFVSNGDGLVVTVDSESGDVQWIQNYNSPVVAMYIWQREGLRKVPLTNVAVETLRYLTFMSGEVGRITQWKYPFPKEKKPKNKLMATLYVGKYSTSLYASPSLVHDGVTVVPRGSTFPMLEGPNSQEVTMEEECVITPRTSVKFNSALRERNRINFMRNHLLLIGHHETPPDAHNKILEKFPDSIPRQQGNVIPPTTEKTLEEKVNESDMGEGPTVGPSPPAVTSIQEQPGRTTPVRVEAPVDSMLKDMATIIFSTFLLAGWVAFIIVYPKSVHKQQQLQHEQFQRQLDERLDLLRRQPFPPPGTDLPLLAPDADSDHSSPNGTPNITPRASNHSNLSVPELGSSANEHEDGDEDSTMVRVGKITFRPKNVLGHGAEGTIVYKGQFDNRAVAVKRILPECFSFADREVDLLRESDEHPNVIRYFCTERDRQFQYIAIELCAASLQEYVERQDFDRHGLEPVMLLQQTMSGLAHLHSLNIVHRDLKPHNILVSMPNAHGRARAMISDFGLCKKLAVGRHSFSRRSGVPGTEGWIAPEVLSEDCKDNPTCTVDIFSAGCVFYYVVSWGCHPFGKSLQRQANILLGAYSLDQLQPHKHEDIVATDLIEQMLNMEPQRRPSAESVLKHPFFWSLEKQLQFFQDLSDRIEKEPLDGPIVRQLERGGRAVVKLDWREHITVPLQTDLRKFRSYKGGSVRDLLRAMRNKKHHYRELPAEVQETLGSIPDDFVSYFTSRFPHLLHHTYLAMRTCAHERSFLPYYSSSEQLSWIRTPYTHPGPTLQTHTSQPEEPTPSNTVPSQPEMVSNTIPSTVPIQSVTVSDSTPIQSLLITTPPQSVTVSDSTPIQSLSITTPPQSVTVSDSTPIQSLPTTLPVEPVSSTSLPIQPVLPTSPPPSSTLPDLPPQTVLPTEPPTPSETPLTDLVPSEPHILPVPHPATPDTEPA, from the exons AGTTTCTGCCGCGCCAGCACCGTCTCCCTCCCCGAAAGCCTGCTCTTTGTGTCCACCCTGGATGGAAACCTACACGCCGTCAGCAAGAAATCAGGCTCTATCAAATGGACGCTGAAAGAAG ATCCTGTTCTGCAGGTCCCAACGCATGTGGCAGA GCCAGCTTTTCTGCCTGACCCTAACGATGGCAGCCTGTACTCTCTAGGAGGGAAGAACAACGAGGGACTGACT AAACTGCCTTTCACCatacctgagctggtccaggcgTCTCCCTGCCGCAGCTCTGACGGGATCATCTACATGG GTAAGAAGCAGGACCTGTGGTACGTCGTGGACCTGTTGACAGGGGAGAAGCAGCAGACTCTCACTTCCTCCTTTGCTGAGATGCTgtgtccctcctcctccctgctctACCTGGGACGCACCG AGTACACTATCACCATGTATGACACCAAGAGTAGAGAGCTCCGCTGGAATGCCACCTACTTCGACTACGCCTCCACGCTGCCTGACGACGACACCAAATACA AGATGGCCCACTTTGTCTCCAATGGTGACGGACTGGTGGTGACAGTGGACAGTGAGTCGGGTGACGTCCAGTGGATCCAGAATTACAACTCCCCCGTGGTGGCCATGTACATATGGCAGCGCGAGGGCCTGCGCAAGGTGCCGCTCACCAACGTCGCTGTGGAAACGCTGCGCTACCTCACCTTCatgtcaggcgaggtgggccgcATCACGCAGTGGAAGTATCCCTTCCCCAAGGAGAAGAAGCCCAAGAACAAGCTCAT GGCCACACTCTACGTAGGCAAGTACTCCACCAGCCTGTACGCATCGCCCTCCCTGGTGCATGATGGGGTCACGGTCGTG CCCCGCGGCAGCACCTTCCCCATGCTGGAGGGTCCTAACAGCCAGGAGGTAACAATGGAGGAGGAGTGTGTGATCACCCCCAGGACCAGCGTCAAATTCAACTCTGCCCTGAGGGAACGCAACCGCATCAACTTCATGAGGAACCACCTGCTCCTCATAG GTCATCATGAGACGCCTCCTGATGCCCATAACAAGATCCTGGAGAAGTTCCCTGACAGTATCCCACGCCAGCAGGGCAATGTCATCCCCCCCACCACAGAGAAGACCCTAGAGGAG AAGGTGAATGAGAGTGACATGGGAGAAGGCCCCACTGTGGGCCCCAGTCCCCCGGCGGTCACCTCCATCCAGGAGCAGCCGGGGCGGACCACACCGGTGAGAGTGGAGGCCCCTGTGGACTCCATGCTTAAAGAcatggccaccatcattttcagCACCTTCCTCCTGGCCGGCTGGGTAGCCTTCATCATAGTCTACCCCAAG AGTGTTCACAAACAGCAGCAGCTGCAGCATGAACAGTTCCAGAGGCAGTTGGATGAGCGGCTGGATCTCCTGAGGAGACAGCCTTTCCCTCCCCCAGGGACCGACCTGCCCCTGCTGGCCCCGGACGCTGACTCGGACCACAGCAGCCCCAACGGCACCCCCAACATCACCCCCCGTGCATCCAACCACTCCAACCTGTCTGTGCCTGAGCTGGGCAGCTCCGCCAACGAGCACGAGGACGGAG ATGAGGACTCCACCATGGTCAGAGTTGGAAAGATTACGTTCCggcccaaaaatgttttgggacacggTGCAGAGGGAACCATCGTGTATAA GGGTCAGTTTGACAACCGTGCCGTGGCAGTCAAGAGGATCCTCCCAGAATGCTTCAGCTTTGCTGACCGTGAGGTGGACCTGCTGCGCGAGTCGGACGAGCACCCCAATGTCATCCGCTACTTCTGCACAGAGAGGGACCGCCAGTTCCAGTACATCGCTATAGAGCTGTGTGCCGCCTCACTGCAAGAG TATGTGGAGAGACAGGATTTTGATCGGCATGGACTGGAGCCTGTGATGCTGCTGCAGCAGACCATGTCAGGACTGGCACACCTGCACTCCCTCAATATAG TGCACAGAGACCTGAAGCCCCACAACATCCTGGTGTCCATGCCCAACGCCCACGGCCGGGCGCGGGCCATGATCTCCGACTTTGGCCTGTGTAAGAAGCTGGCGGTGGGCCGACACAGCTTCAGCAGGAGGTCCGGGGTGCCCGGCACCGAGGGGTGGATCGCCCCAGAGGTCCTCAGTGAGGACTGCAAGGACAACCCT aCGTGCACGGTGGACATCTTCTCTGCAGGCTGTGTGTTCTACTATGTGGTGTCCTGGGGATGTCATCCCTTTGGCAAGTCCCTGCAGAGGCAAGCCAACATACTGCTGGGTGCCTACAGCCTGGACCAGCTACAGCCCCACAAACATG AGGACATTGTGGCCACAGACCTGATAGAACAGATGCTGAATATGGAGCCCCAGAGGAGGCCTTCTGCTGAGAGCGTGCTCAAACACCCCTTCTTCTGGAGCCTGGAGAAACAGCTGCAGTTCTTCCAG GACTTGAGTGACAGGATAGAGAAGGAGCCGCTGGACGGACCAATCGTAAGGCAGCTGGAGCGAGGGGGGCGGGCCGTGGTGAAGCTGGACTGGAGGGAACACATCACAGTGCCTCTACAGACCG ATCTACGCAAATTCCGGTCATATAAAGGAGGGTCTGTCAGAGATCTTCTCCgcgccatgagaaacaag AAGCACCATTACAGGGAGTTACCAGCAGAGGTCCAAGAGACTCTGGGCTCCATCCCTGATGACTTTGTCTCCTACTTCACTTCCCGCTTCCCCCACCTGCTGCACCACACCTACCTGGCCATGCGCACCTGTGCCCACGAGAGGTCATTCCTTCCCTACTACTCCAGCTCAGAGCAGCTCTCCTGGATACGGACTCCCTACACACACCCCGGACCCACGCTGCAGACACACACGTCGCAGCCAGAGGAACCCACACCGTCAAACACAGTACCCTCACAGCCTGAGATGGTGTCAAACACAATTCCATCCACAGTACCCATACAGTCAGTGACAGTATCAGACTCTACACCCATACAGTCACTATTAATCACAACACCCCCACAGTCAGTGACAGTATCAGACTCTACACCCATACAGTCACTATCAATCACAACACCCCCACAGTCAGTGACCGTATCAGACTCTACACCCATACAGTCACTACCAACCACATTACCAGTAGAGCCAGTATCATCCACATCATTACCAATCCAACCAGTACTGCCTACATCACCCCCACCCTCATCCACACTGCCAGACCTGCCTCCACAGACAGTGTTGCCCACAGAACCCCCCACACCGTCAGAAACCCCCCTTACAGATCTCGTTCCATCTGAACCACACATACTGCCAGTGCCACATCCAGCCACACCGGACACGGAGCCTGCCTGA